A window from Leptothermofonsia sichuanensis E412 encodes these proteins:
- a CDS encoding IS630 family transposase, whose product MIWKRTRHSHRGKQDPVEKAKKLADLERLQWAAAGDIDLFYLDESGFSLWMPVEYSYFFVGEQKRLEQTSRRGKRISILGLLQPLVSFVYGLVVGSFDSTRYITMMDEQARQAKLQLAQTGKIRVIVQDNSPTHTSKQMQAKWVEWETCGLYCFFLPKYCSELNPIEIEWHQLKTHELRGHMFEHELDLAYAVIDGVEARAQAAGYQAERFRFPSKLAHS is encoded by the coding sequence GTGATTTGGAAACGCACTCGTCACAGTCACCGAGGCAAGCAAGACCCAGTCGAAAAGGCGAAGAAACTGGCGGACTTGGAGAGGCTGCAATGGGCAGCAGCAGGAGACATCGACTTGTTTTATCTGGACGAATCGGGGTTTTCGCTGTGGATGCCCGTCGAGTATAGCTATTTCTTTGTGGGAGAACAGAAGCGCCTTGAACAAACCTCACGGCGAGGCAAACGGATTAGCATTTTGGGATTGTTGCAACCCTTGGTAAGTTTCGTCTATGGCTTGGTGGTGGGCAGTTTCGATAGCACTCGCTACATCACGATGATGGATGAACAGGCTCGGCAAGCCAAACTCCAATTGGCACAAACGGGCAAGATCCGGGTCATCGTTCAAGATAACAGCCCCACTCATACCAGCAAACAGATGCAGGCGAAATGGGTAGAGTGGGAAACTTGCGGACTGTATTGCTTTTTCTTACCGAAATACTGCTCCGAACTCAATCCGATTGAAATCGAGTGGCATCAGTTAAAAACGCACGAATTGCGAGGACATATGTTTGAACATGAACTGGACTTAGCCTATGCCGTCATTGATGGGGTCGAGGCCAGAGCGCAAGCGGCAGGGTATCAAGCTGAACGATTCCGATTTCCCTCGAAATTGGCTCATTCATGA
- a CDS encoding aminotransferase class V-fold PLP-dependent enzyme, with the protein MKDELERRHPSPSRFSDFWLLDPEITFLNHGSFGACPVPVLEAQTRLRERIERQPLQFFSRDMEGLLDSALRELATFVGADPADLAFVPNATTGINTVLKSLKFEPGDELLTTNQEYNACRNALNYVAERFNLQVVIAEVPFPIQSSAAVIEAVIHCVSPRTRLALLDHVVSQTGLVFPIAQLIQAMTQRGIETLIDGAHAPGMVPLNLRELGATYYTGNCHKWLCAPKGAAFLYVHPDRQPAIRPLTISHGANSPRCDRSRFRLEFDWTGTGDPTAYLCVPEAIRFMGSLLAGGWSELMARNRMLVLTARQRLHEALNLPLSCPDNLVGSLATIPLPDGNPQKLQDELLNRYQIEVPIIPYPHSTSRKLRISAQLYNYPEQYIYLSEALIKLLEEEKNGYSL; encoded by the coding sequence ATGAAGGATGAGTTAGAGCGGCGGCATCCTTCCCCTTCTCGCTTTTCCGACTTTTGGCTGCTTGACCCGGAGATCACGTTCCTCAATCACGGGTCGTTTGGGGCCTGCCCGGTGCCGGTGTTGGAGGCTCAGACCCGGCTGCGGGAACGTATCGAGCGCCAGCCACTTCAATTCTTCAGCAGGGATATGGAAGGTTTGCTGGATAGTGCGCTCAGGGAACTGGCAACGTTCGTGGGGGCAGATCCCGCAGACCTGGCTTTTGTACCCAACGCAACCACAGGTATTAATACGGTATTGAAGTCTCTCAAGTTTGAACCGGGAGATGAGTTGCTGACCACCAATCAGGAATATAATGCCTGCCGCAATGCTCTGAATTATGTGGCTGAACGATTCAATTTGCAGGTTGTCATCGCTGAGGTGCCCTTTCCTATCCAGTCTTCAGCGGCAGTGATTGAGGCTGTTATTCATTGTGTTTCACCCCGCACCCGGTTGGCATTGTTAGACCATGTAGTGAGTCAGACCGGGCTGGTTTTTCCCATTGCTCAATTAATTCAAGCAATGACCCAACGAGGTATTGAGACGCTGATTGATGGTGCTCACGCTCCCGGTATGGTGCCATTGAACCTGCGTGAATTAGGGGCTACCTACTATACGGGGAATTGTCACAAATGGTTATGCGCTCCCAAAGGTGCGGCTTTTTTGTATGTTCATCCCGATCGCCAGCCAGCCATTCGTCCGCTGACCATCAGTCATGGAGCGAACTCTCCCCGGTGCGATCGCTCCCGATTTCGACTGGAGTTTGACTGGACCGGGACAGGTGATCCTACTGCATACCTCTGTGTACCAGAAGCCATCCGATTCATGGGGTCACTGCTGGCAGGTGGCTGGTCCGAGCTAATGGCACGCAATCGAATGCTGGTACTGACTGCTCGCCAACGCCTGCATGAGGCACTTAATCTTCCCCTTTCCTGCCCGGACAACCTGGTCGGCTCACTGGCAACCATTCCTCTGCCAGATGGCAACCCTCAAAAACTCCAGGATGAATTACTCAACCGCTACCAGATCGAAGTTCCCATTATTCCTTATCCCCATTCGACCAGCCGCAAGCTGAGAATTTCCGCTCAACTTTACAACTATCCAGAGCAGTACATCTATCTATCGGAAGCCCTGATAAAACTATTAGAGGAAGAGAAAAACGGATACAGCCTGTGA
- a CDS encoding serine/threonine-protein kinase has protein sequence MSYCLSPGCPNPHNSLQVSVCQACGAKLLLRDRYRVMQTLGQGGFGATFLAIDESLPGQPNCVIKQLRPSATAPHVLDMARELFKREAETLGRIGNHPQVPRLLDYFEANQEFYLVQEYVSGSTLQQIVKKDGPLTELGVKHFLSEILPVLEYIHKNRVIHRDIKPANIIRRAQDHKLVLIDFGAVKYQQQSQTSHSEQTAFTSYAIGTPGFAPPEQMAMRPVPASDIYALGVTCIYLLTGKSPKDLDYDPTTGELLWKKHVHISDHFAKVIENMLEVSVKRRYQKAEKILNELDLEPYLESLEKSMTKQGGTGRKPGGYREPDSSGGSPSSPAARAAMAIRSRQRFDSSGIQSGAGRGSGIDSRSPLSSSLKNRDNSAGRRREFTGEKSKIPVRLDADSLQTYYAKGVRDFAAHDLNSLSLPRANLAGANFHQANLNKINLQGAILSNTDFGRANLNRANLRDTNLVKAYMSNADLEAADLRGADLSSAYLLNANLRGANLCGANLTGAKLTEEQLAMARTNWMTIRPSGKRGMW, from the coding sequence ATGAGCTACTGCTTAAGTCCAGGCTGTCCTAATCCTCATAACTCACTCCAGGTCAGTGTGTGCCAGGCGTGTGGTGCCAAACTACTCCTGCGCGATCGCTACCGGGTGATGCAGACGCTGGGTCAGGGCGGTTTTGGTGCCACTTTCCTTGCGATTGATGAATCATTGCCAGGGCAACCCAACTGTGTCATTAAGCAATTGCGCCCCAGTGCAACTGCCCCCCATGTGCTGGATATGGCGCGGGAACTGTTTAAGCGAGAAGCTGAAACGCTGGGTAGAATTGGCAATCATCCTCAGGTGCCACGCCTGCTCGACTACTTCGAGGCAAACCAGGAATTCTATCTGGTTCAAGAATATGTCAGCGGTTCTACTTTACAGCAAATTGTTAAAAAAGATGGACCGCTGACTGAGCTTGGGGTCAAGCATTTTCTCAGCGAAATTCTGCCTGTTCTGGAGTACATCCACAAGAACCGGGTTATCCACCGGGACATTAAGCCTGCCAACATCATCCGACGTGCTCAGGACCATAAGCTTGTACTGATTGACTTTGGTGCAGTCAAGTACCAGCAACAATCCCAGACGAGCCACTCTGAGCAAACTGCTTTTACCTCCTACGCAATTGGGACACCCGGTTTTGCACCACCAGAGCAAATGGCCATGCGCCCTGTCCCTGCCAGTGATATCTATGCCCTGGGTGTCACCTGTATTTACTTACTTACGGGCAAGTCTCCCAAAGATCTTGACTATGACCCGACCACTGGCGAATTACTCTGGAAAAAGCATGTTCATATCAGTGACCACTTTGCGAAGGTGATTGAAAACATGCTAGAGGTTTCGGTCAAACGCCGTTACCAGAAAGCGGAGAAAATTCTCAATGAATTGGATCTGGAACCCTATCTGGAAAGCCTGGAAAAGAGTATGACAAAGCAGGGAGGCACCGGGCGAAAACCAGGAGGCTATCGTGAGCCAGATTCATCGGGGGGATCTCCTTCCTCTCCCGCTGCCCGTGCGGCTATGGCAATTCGCTCACGCCAACGGTTCGATTCCAGTGGAATTCAGTCTGGAGCCGGGCGCGGATCTGGTATTGATTCCCGCTCCCCGCTGTCTTCTTCGCTGAAAAATCGGGATAACTCGGCAGGGCGGCGGCGAGAATTTACAGGTGAGAAGAGTAAAATTCCTGTCCGGTTAGATGCGGATAGCTTACAAACCTACTATGCAAAGGGAGTCCGTGATTTTGCTGCCCATGATCTCAATTCCCTTTCCCTGCCAAGAGCCAACCTGGCTGGGGCCAATTTTCACCAGGCAAATCTGAATAAAATCAACCTGCAAGGGGCTATCCTATCCAATACCGATTTTGGGCGGGCAAACCTGAATCGGGCTAATTTGCGAGATACCAATCTGGTCAAGGCTTATATGAGTAATGCCGACCTGGAGGCAGCAGATTTGCGGGGAGCCGATCTATCCTCTGCTTACTTATTAAATGCCAATCTGCGGGGTGCGAATCTCTGTGGTGCCAACCTGACGGGTGCCAAGCTAACCGAAGAACAACTGGCAATGGCACGCACCAACTGGATGACGATTCGACCCAGTGGCAAGCGGGGCATGTGGTAA
- a CDS encoding thiol-disulfide oxidoreductase DCC family protein — translation MSYYVIYDGNCNLCVTLVQQLEKLDQGNLFQYIPMQAEAELEYLGITAQDCEMGMMLVQADAPEQRWQGTAAAEEIGRLLPMGEMFVTAYRALPGAKWLGDRLYEQVRDNRYAIFGKRPKTYTPIYPACPSEGCRF, via the coding sequence ATGTCCTACTACGTAATCTACGATGGCAATTGCAACCTGTGCGTGACGCTGGTCCAGCAATTAGAGAAGTTGGATCAGGGCAACCTGTTTCAGTACATCCCGATGCAGGCTGAGGCAGAACTCGAATATCTGGGAATTACGGCTCAGGATTGCGAAATGGGCATGATGCTGGTGCAGGCTGATGCGCCGGAGCAGCGCTGGCAGGGAACTGCGGCGGCTGAAGAAATTGGGCGATTGTTGCCAATGGGCGAGATGTTTGTGACGGCTTACCGGGCACTGCCGGGGGCAAAGTGGTTGGGCGATCGCCTCTATGAACAAGTCCGTGACAATCGCTACGCTATCTTTGGAAAGCGCCCCAAAACCTACACACCCATCTATCCAGCCTGTCCTTCCGAGGGATGCCGCTTCTGA
- a CDS encoding peptidase M10A and M12B matrixin and adamalysin — translation MGFRLKSWTRRLIILLLGAGLAIALSTAFSHSSRSFSPFRGFSLPENAIYPPLNEPQEVRLDYMAQSLPPLPPLQPHPLPPSLEKWQDPAQSGDYFDQVKPVNVGYLVWSSFPVKVFIEPLTIEETRYPFTTKRAEDWIVAVSQAVAEWNPYLPLQIITQVEGADITLRRSPPPLRLDPANPAQPGTGGRPTLPLGRARSAETRFELYIQQESSGTRRLKHRFTIYLRPDQVFSYVQAAARHELGHALGIWGHSPQETDALYFSQVKDPPPISTRDINTLKRVYEQPTRIGWALPQ, via the coding sequence ATGGGATTTCGCCTCAAAAGCTGGACGCGGCGGCTGATAATTCTATTGTTGGGAGCAGGGTTGGCGATCGCCCTTTCCACTGCATTCTCCCATTCCAGCCGATCTTTCTCCCCCTTCCGTGGGTTTTCTCTACCTGAAAATGCCATATACCCGCCCCTGAATGAGCCGCAGGAAGTGAGGTTAGACTACATGGCTCAGTCGTTGCCTCCTCTCCCACCGCTCCAGCCGCACCCCCTGCCCCCCAGCCTGGAGAAATGGCAGGATCCGGCGCAATCAGGGGATTACTTTGATCAGGTCAAGCCGGTCAATGTGGGTTATTTAGTCTGGTCAAGCTTTCCAGTTAAGGTTTTCATTGAACCATTGACCATTGAAGAAACCAGATACCCGTTTACGACTAAACGGGCGGAGGACTGGATTGTAGCGGTTTCTCAGGCAGTGGCAGAGTGGAATCCGTACTTACCACTGCAAATCATCACCCAGGTTGAAGGGGCAGACATCACCCTGCGGCGATCGCCCCCTCCCCTGCGACTTGACCCAGCAAACCCGGCCCAACCTGGCACTGGTGGACGCCCCACCCTACCCCTCGGTCGCGCCCGTTCTGCCGAAACCCGGTTTGAGCTTTACATTCAGCAGGAATCTTCTGGCACCCGCCGCTTAAAGCATCGGTTTACAATTTACCTGCGTCCCGACCAGGTATTTTCCTACGTCCAGGCAGCCGCCCGCCATGAACTGGGGCACGCCTTGGGCATTTGGGGGCACAGCCCTCAAGAAACAGACGCCCTGTATTTCTCTCAGGTAAAAGATCCTCCTCCCATCTCCACCAGAGATATCAACACCCTGAAGCGGGTCTATGAACAACCAACCCGCATCGGGTGGGCACTCCCCCAATAG
- the secG gene encoding preprotein translocase subunit SecG — translation MTLTYIVQIIWSLSALSLIILVLLHSPKGDGLGGLGGQAQLFTSTKSAETTLNRVTWILTVIFMTLTVILSANWLPG, via the coding sequence ATGACGTTGACTTACATTGTTCAGATAATTTGGTCCCTGTCTGCCCTGAGTCTGATCATTCTGGTCCTGCTTCACAGCCCCAAAGGGGACGGATTAGGGGGGCTAGGAGGGCAGGCTCAGTTGTTCACCAGCACGAAAAGCGCGGAAACAACCTTAAATCGAGTGACCTGGATTCTGACTGTCATTTTTATGACACTAACCGTGATTCTGAGTGCCAACTGGCTGCCCGGTTAA
- the gpmI gene encoding 2,3-bisphosphoglycerate-independent phosphoglycerate mutase, with translation MAQAAVSPVVLVILDGWGYREETDGNAIAAANTPVMDSLWAAYPHTLIRTSGKAVGLPEGQMGNSEVGHLNIGAGRVVPQELVRISDAVEDGTLLTNPALIKVCQEVKQHQGKLHLVGLCSAGGVHSHVDHLLGLLDMAKAQLLPDVCVHVITDGRDTPPTSGIYSIQRIQDHIDAIGVGKIVTISGRYYSMDRDRRWDRVKLAYDRMTQDGEGDGRSVFEVLQAFYDAGTTDEFILPTRIAPGAVQPGDGIIFFNFRPDRARQLTQAFVDPEFAGFERERIYPLAFATFTQYDPSFPVLVAFEPQNLNNILGQVIAQHGLRQFRTAETEKYAHVTYFFNGGIEEPFAGEDRELVPSPAVATYDREPAMSAEKVTDGVIAAIEKRIYSFIVINYANPDMVGHTGKIEPTIQALETVDRCLGRLLESVIQAGGTTIIIADHGNAELMWDDQGNPWTAHTTNPVPFILVEGEGRKIPGHGTDVALRADGRLADIAPTVLDILRLPIPPEMTGRSMILPADVEIRANRTPIKVAR, from the coding sequence ATGGCGCAAGCGGCTGTGTCTCCAGTAGTATTGGTCATCTTAGACGGATGGGGTTATCGTGAAGAAACCGATGGTAACGCCATTGCAGCCGCAAACACGCCTGTAATGGATAGTCTCTGGGCTGCCTACCCCCACACGCTGATTCGTACTTCAGGTAAAGCCGTTGGGCTTCCTGAAGGGCAGATGGGCAACTCAGAGGTTGGGCATCTGAATATTGGGGCTGGACGGGTGGTACCCCAGGAGTTAGTCAGAATTTCCGATGCGGTAGAAGACGGTACATTGCTTACCAATCCCGCTCTCATCAAAGTTTGCCAGGAAGTGAAGCAACATCAGGGAAAACTCCACCTGGTCGGTCTATGCTCAGCCGGTGGGGTTCATTCCCATGTCGATCATTTGTTAGGATTGCTTGACATGGCAAAGGCGCAGCTTCTCCCTGACGTATGCGTTCATGTCATCACAGATGGGCGTGACACCCCACCAACTTCAGGTATTTATTCGATCCAGCGCATTCAGGACCATATCGACGCGATTGGCGTTGGCAAAATTGTTACGATCAGTGGGCGCTATTACAGCATGGATCGCGATCGCCGCTGGGATCGGGTCAAACTTGCCTACGATAGGATGACTCAGGATGGCGAGGGAGATGGGCGTTCCGTGTTTGAAGTATTGCAGGCATTCTATGATGCTGGCACCACAGATGAGTTCATCCTCCCCACCCGCATTGCTCCTGGAGCGGTACAGCCCGGAGATGGGATCATCTTTTTCAACTTCCGCCCAGACCGTGCTCGCCAGTTGACGCAGGCATTCGTAGATCCCGAATTTGCAGGATTTGAGCGGGAACGAATTTACCCTCTGGCTTTTGCCACATTTACCCAGTATGATCCCAGCTTCCCTGTGCTGGTCGCCTTTGAACCGCAGAACCTGAATAACATTCTGGGTCAGGTCATTGCCCAACATGGGCTACGCCAGTTCCGTACCGCAGAGACGGAGAAATATGCCCACGTCACCTACTTTTTCAATGGTGGCATTGAAGAACCGTTTGCTGGGGAAGATCGTGAACTGGTTCCCAGCCCTGCGGTAGCAACCTATGACCGTGAACCGGCAATGTCAGCCGAAAAGGTTACAGACGGGGTAATTGCTGCCATTGAAAAGCGAATTTATTCGTTCATCGTAATCAATTATGCCAATCCTGACATGGTAGGGCATACGGGCAAAATAGAACCGACGATCCAGGCACTAGAAACGGTGGATCGATGTCTTGGTCGCCTCCTGGAGAGTGTGATTCAGGCAGGTGGCACCACCATCATCATTGCTGACCACGGGAATGCTGAACTGATGTGGGACGACCAGGGCAACCCCTGGACAGCCCACACAACAAACCCGGTTCCCTTTATTCTGGTTGAAGGAGAAGGACGCAAGATCCCCGGTCATGGTACCGATGTTGCCTTACGCGCCGATGGTCGCCTGGCGGATATTGCCCCTACCGTCCTCGACATTCTGAGACTGCCCATCCCTCCTGAAATGACCGGGCGTTCAATGATCCTGCCAGCGGATGTTGAAATCCGTGCCAATCGAACCCCAATCAAAGTTGCCCGTTAG
- the rpsD gene encoding 30S ribosomal protein S4, which translates to MSRYRGPRLRIVRRLGDLPGLTRKSPRRAYPPGQHGQERKKRSEYAVRLEEKQKLRFNYGLTERQLLRYVRKARRAAGSTGQTLLQLLEMRLDNTVFRMGMAPTIPGARQLVNHGHVTVNGRVVDIPSYQCRPGEVIGVRDNDRSRKLVEANLQYPGLANLPSHLEFDKNKLEGKVNGVVEREWVALQINELLVVEYYSRQA; encoded by the coding sequence ATGTCGCGTTATCGAGGTCCGCGCCTCCGGATTGTTCGTCGCCTGGGCGATCTCCCCGGCCTTACCCGCAAATCTCCAAGGCGGGCATATCCACCTGGTCAGCATGGTCAAGAGCGTAAAAAGCGTTCTGAATATGCCGTGCGTTTAGAAGAAAAACAAAAACTCCGGTTCAACTATGGGTTGACCGAGCGCCAGTTACTTCGCTATGTGCGCAAAGCCCGTCGAGCCGCTGGTTCTACAGGGCAGACGTTGTTGCAGTTGCTGGAAATGCGGTTAGACAACACCGTTTTTCGGATGGGGATGGCTCCCACGATTCCCGGTGCCCGTCAGTTGGTCAACCACGGGCATGTGACTGTGAACGGTCGGGTCGTAGATATCCCCAGTTACCAGTGCCGTCCGGGCGAAGTCATTGGGGTTCGAGATAATGATCGCTCTCGGAAACTGGTAGAAGCCAATCTTCAGTATCCCGGTTTGGCGAACCTGCCCAGCCATCTGGAGTTTGACAAGAACAAGCTGGAAGGTAAGGTGAATGGAGTGGTAGAGCGTGAGTGGGTAGCGCTCCAAATTAACGAACTGCTGGTGGTTGAGTACTACTCCCGTCAGGCTTAA
- a CDS encoding potassium channel family protein — MKPRIIVCGLGPTGYKILRLLRQQGAEVVGVNDTPISGDGSDVIIGDMRSAATLVAAGIREAQTIVLASSEDGQNLAALMQARVLNPRIRIVNRLFNTSLGDRLDNTLPDHITMSVAALAAPIFAFSAMGNAAIGQLRLFNQTWPIHEEYITDNHPWVGRKLSDLWDDRDRMLIYYLPIDERIDLVTAVMRGMRLQPGDRLIVGTKPGVRQAKRSLTQRLAKLPTALKYLRQHSQALLLSTLLLLVTISIGTLTYLTSILQTSPIDALYFAVSLITGAGDNLIAVEHLPDHLKLFTVFVMLVGAAVIGLSYALLNDFILGTRFDRFWEVARIPQKGHFIVCGLGGVGVQIVNHLYHCGHEVVVIEQDPNCRFLTTVRAMKVPVIQGDASLPATLKAANFEQAEGILAVTSNDTANLEIALNAKGLNSRVATIVRYQDPEFAHMAQRVFEFEAVLSPAELVAPAFAAAALGGRILGNGMTADSLWVALATVITPGHPFCSRRVQDVAMEVDCVPMYVVTRCQTVHGWDLLNVCLSAGDVLYLTMPAGQLQLLWRTVPSQFMTSA, encoded by the coding sequence ATGAAACCTCGAATTATTGTTTGCGGCCTGGGACCCACCGGGTACAAAATTCTTCGTTTGCTCCGGCAGCAGGGAGCAGAGGTTGTTGGCGTTAATGATACGCCCATTTCCGGTGATGGCAGTGATGTGATCATTGGCGATATGAGATCGGCAGCAACCCTGGTAGCCGCCGGAATTCGAGAGGCGCAGACAATTGTTCTGGCCAGTAGCGAAGACGGACAGAATCTGGCGGCGCTCATGCAGGCGCGGGTCCTGAATCCCCGGATTCGTATTGTGAACCGCCTGTTTAATACAAGTCTGGGAGATCGGCTCGACAATACGCTGCCGGACCACATTACGATGAGTGTCGCCGCGCTGGCAGCCCCTATTTTTGCCTTTTCGGCTATGGGAAATGCGGCAATTGGTCAACTGCGGTTGTTTAACCAGACCTGGCCCATCCATGAAGAGTACATCACAGACAACCATCCCTGGGTTGGGCGCAAGCTGAGTGACCTGTGGGACGATCGCGATCGGATGTTGATTTATTACCTGCCCATCGACGAGCGAATCGATCTGGTAACGGCTGTGATGCGGGGGATGCGCCTGCAACCAGGCGATCGCCTGATAGTGGGCACTAAACCCGGTGTGCGTCAGGCAAAGCGATCGCTGACCCAGCGATTAGCTAAATTGCCAACTGCCCTCAAGTATTTGAGGCAGCACAGCCAGGCATTATTGCTGAGTACTTTGTTGCTACTGGTTACGATCAGTATTGGCACCCTGACTTACCTGACCTCCATCCTGCAAACCTCTCCCATTGATGCCCTCTACTTTGCCGTCAGTCTGATTACGGGAGCAGGAGATAACCTGATCGCAGTTGAACATCTACCCGATCATCTCAAGCTATTCACTGTTTTTGTAATGTTGGTTGGAGCTGCGGTTATCGGACTTTCCTATGCCCTGCTCAATGATTTCATCCTCGGCACCCGGTTTGATCGATTCTGGGAAGTGGCACGCATTCCCCAAAAGGGGCACTTTATTGTCTGTGGTTTAGGGGGAGTGGGTGTACAGATTGTTAACCATCTCTATCACTGTGGACATGAGGTTGTTGTCATTGAACAAGACCCGAACTGCCGTTTTCTGACAACTGTGCGGGCAATGAAAGTCCCGGTAATTCAGGGAGATGCCAGCTTACCAGCCACACTGAAAGCCGCCAACTTTGAGCAGGCGGAGGGGATTCTGGCGGTCACCAGTAACGATACGGCAAACCTGGAAATTGCACTGAATGCGAAAGGATTGAACTCAAGAGTAGCTACCATCGTGCGCTATCAGGATCCAGAATTTGCCCATATGGCGCAGCGAGTATTTGAATTTGAGGCGGTGCTGAGTCCAGCCGAACTGGTCGCTCCTGCCTTTGCAGCGGCAGCTCTGGGTGGTCGCATCCTGGGGAATGGCATGACAGCCGATAGCCTCTGGGTTGCACTGGCGACGGTGATTACGCCGGGCCATCCCTTTTGTAGTCGTCGGGTTCAGGATGTGGCCATGGAAGTTGATTGCGTCCCCATGTATGTGGTTACCCGCTGCCAGACCGTTCATGGCTGGGACTTGCTGAATGTTTGTTTGAGCGCTGGTGATGTGCTGTACCTGACAATGCCAGCCGGACAGTTACAGTTGTTGTGGCGAACGGTTCCCTCCCAGTTTATGACTTCAGCCTGA
- the dprA gene encoding DNA-processing protein DprA translates to MEERAFWLAWSRINGIGPILLKRLEKHFGSLVTAWEATPGELMAVEGLGVQTAECIVTERRQIDPIALLRQHERENPRFWTPADPEYPRLLLELPDPPSTLYYRGNPDTQENCGLVPMIGIVGTRAPSVYGRQWTRRVTKALVENGFTVVSGLAEGIDTEAHRSCVEADGRTIAVMGTGVDIAYPWFNRNLYRQILQSGLVVSEYPAGTQPDRIHFPRRNRIIAGLCRALVVMEAPQKSGALITAHLANEYGRDVYALPGSLDNPKAIGCLNLLNHGAQVILSESHLLEMLGTIPQLEPFSPPEQSSLPLNLEPDLDKVLWAIASLTQAQDVESVPFDLIVQTSTLPAGSVSSALLQLELMGLVSQQPGMRYQRC, encoded by the coding sequence TTGGAAGAACGTGCCTTCTGGCTTGCCTGGTCTCGGATTAATGGGATTGGTCCTATCCTGCTCAAGCGATTAGAAAAGCATTTTGGTTCCCTGGTCACTGCCTGGGAAGCCACACCTGGAGAACTGATGGCTGTAGAGGGACTGGGTGTGCAAACCGCAGAATGTATTGTGACAGAGCGTCGGCAAATTGACCCGATAGCGTTGTTGCGCCAGCACGAACGGGAAAATCCCCGGTTCTGGACTCCTGCTGATCCGGAGTATCCCCGTCTGTTGCTGGAACTGCCTGATCCTCCATCTACACTCTATTACCGGGGCAACCCTGATACCCAGGAAAACTGTGGGCTTGTGCCAATGATTGGCATTGTGGGTACCCGTGCCCCTTCAGTGTATGGCAGGCAGTGGACGCGACGAGTGACTAAAGCTCTGGTTGAGAATGGGTTTACTGTTGTTTCTGGACTGGCAGAAGGGATTGATACTGAAGCGCACCGCAGTTGTGTTGAGGCGGATGGACGCACGATCGCAGTCATGGGAACGGGTGTAGATATTGCCTACCCCTGGTTTAACCGTAACCTCTACCGACAGATTCTCCAAAGCGGACTGGTGGTGAGTGAGTATCCAGCAGGAACTCAACCGGATCGCATTCACTTTCCCCGCCGTAACCGCATTATTGCTGGACTTTGTCGCGCCCTTGTGGTGATGGAAGCGCCCCAAAAATCTGGCGCATTGATTACAGCTCATCTGGCAAATGAATATGGGCGGGATGTGTATGCATTGCCGGGAAGCCTGGATAACCCGAAGGCGATCGGCTGTCTCAATTTGCTAAACCACGGTGCCCAGGTAATTTTGAGCGAGTCCCATCTGTTGGAAATGTTAGGCACGATTCCTCAGTTAGAGCCATTCAGTCCGCCTGAACAATCCTCACTTCCGCTCAATCTGGAGCCTGATTTGGACAAGGTGTTGTGGGCGATCGCATCGCTAACTCAGGCACAGGATGTGGAATCTGTTCCTTTTGACCTGATTGTCCAAACCTCCACGCTTCCTGCGGGCAGCGTATCGAGTGCTCTACTCCAATTGGAGTTGATGGGTTTAGTTTCTCAACAACCGGGAATGCGTTATCAGCGTTGCTGA
- a CDS encoding helix-turn-helix domain-containing protein: protein MGARLRVFLSAAEERTLFELRTATTVPQRVKDRAEVVRLSHQGMYVEKIATLFHWHERTVRETLGRWQAKGLGGLWDGPRPGAKRRWQAEDMEYLEACLRAEPHTYNSQQLAHKLASERNVELSADHLRQVLKKRG from the coding sequence ATGGGCGCCCGCTTACGAGTGTTTCTCAGTGCTGCTGAAGAGCGCACCTTGTTTGAGCTTCGTACCGCAACGACCGTTCCTCAGCGGGTGAAAGACCGAGCCGAAGTGGTGCGGTTGAGCCATCAAGGGATGTATGTGGAGAAAATTGCCACCTTGTTCCACTGGCATGAGCGAACGGTGCGAGAAACTTTGGGGCGTTGGCAAGCCAAGGGATTAGGGGGACTGTGGGATGGGCCCAGACCGGGCGCCAAACGACGGTGGCAAGCGGAGGACATGGAGTACTTGGAAGCGTGTTTACGAGCAGAACCGCACACCTACAATAGTCAGCAACTGGCCCACAAGTTAGCCAGTGAGCGGAACGTCGAGTTGAGTGCCGACCACCTCCGACAGGTGCTCAAAAAAAGGGGGTGA